The Oryza sativa Japonica Group chromosome 11, ASM3414082v1 DNA window AGTACGTGGATGTATAGAGGCCAAGGCCGGCCAGCAGGGTTTGGAGATTCGAGATcgatagtactagtagtagtagtaatgaAGCTACTGATCTGAGTGGCCACAAATAAGTTGCAATCATATATCACATTTACGGACGCAATTCTAACGTCCCATTCAACTGCTACTGAATTATATGTATATTAAATCGATATCTGAGAGACTCAATGCATCCATATCTctccgtcgccgcgcccacctCTCGTTTTTCCTTGGCTTACAATTTTTTGGAATCGTCTGCTGCAATCGATTACCATTTACCAATATACTCCTACTGTGTATTATAATATTGCCCATGTTATACATAGTCAATCTTATATACTGTGTATCTGCAGCAATAAGTTAGTTTCTGCCTTAAACATGTATCTGGATTAATTGATTACTTCAATCAACTCAAcgtatattttgggatggagggaataaCAAACAACTCCTAACCAACAACACCCGCATATGCCATCATCAACCACGATCAAAAGTGTTTATTTAATTGATTCTTTCTCATCTCCCTTTTAATTTTCATAAATGTTAGCTGCTTGCGCCTATTTCAAAAGATGAAgagccaaaaataaaaatcccacACACGATCGAAGAAGAAACAAACAAATGGTTCTCAAGTCTCAGCTTAAAATGGTCCAGAAAAGTATAAATAGCTAAAACTCCATCGGTAAGTTCACGCTTCACTCATGAAAAACTCACGAACAAACTAACGCTACGGCACTATGTAAAACTAAAATCCATTCTGTTACTCTAAACATCCAGGTAGCTCTGTGTCCTGAATTACAGTTAATAAAACTCGCTATCAAAATACCCATGCCAGTGAGTCCTGCATTATTGGCATCATCTTGAATTAATGCCTTCCTGCCCAACTATCAGTTTCAGCTTCAATTCAGCTTTGACTAGCAGATGAACAAGCTACCATTCTTCCCCCACATAATTCTTCTTACAAAAGGACCATCGCTACACTGTATCCCCTTCTTTTGGTTTCTTTCTGACTGGTAGAGTGGTAGGTGTTGATGCCAACTGCCAAGTATAGCCTCCTTCCTTCAACTTCTCCATCATAAACAGTAGCAAGAAAGAAGCAGCACATCCTTTTTATCAGTTACAGTAATCAAATAGTCTGAACGTATTCCTGATTTTAGAGCCTATAACCAATCCTCTGCCACCataatatattttgaattacAGTAATAAATCTTGTTAGACTGCATAGCTCAAAGACATAATTAGCCGTCCTGGTTTGTCCTCTGAAACTAAAACAGCATACCTAGACAAGGTCAGCAAGTTAATTACCTATTCTCACTTCTCAGACCGGCTGCAGTTTTCCTTTTCTGAAACCAACGGCATGAGGCCTTTAACAAAGGAACGTCCTCGCAACCGCCAAATCGAAGGCACTCCCTCTAAAACAGAAGCCACATCATCAGCCTAGAACAAAATTCCTGACAAAGAAAAGCATTGCTAGAGCGTCAGCCATGAATGTGATGACAACAACAACTTCACACACGCCTGTTGCATTGCATTTTTCAGTACTCAGAACAGCATCCTCAACCTGCTCATGCTTCACATATTCTTCCTTTCCTTGGGCAGATCCTTCAATATCAGTAGGAAGTATGACATCCTTTTTACAGATGAGGAAGCATAACATCCTGATAAACACAAATACCAATTAGATCACAGAATTATTACCGAAGATCATGCCATTACAGTTTTTCCGCAACAGTACATAACACTCTCTTCCAAACACTACTCGAAGCAGCAAATCTGGATTTATCACTTTGTTGTACAATGCATTACATATTAGTATACTTCACATCTTGCATACATTAAACCAGGATGTATGAACTGATCGTTGGTGCATAATAACTTACTGTTAGGCATGTTTTCCTTTAACTTTCATCAACAGTATTAAACCAGCGATGTACGGACAAATGCTTTTTAACTGTTTGCAGCCAGTAAAACTGAGCTAACCAACTGATTGACTAATTTGGATCATGTATTACAATGCAGGTGTTCTTGATCTGCCTGGTAGCAGGTTGCAGTATCTGCTGGTTCAACACAGTATGCTTTGTGCTCTGCATTCGCAGTTTCTCCTCGAGCAATCGCCCACtggccctctccctctccataaGCTTCAATGGGCTAAGTGCTGCATTCTACACCCTCTTTGCCAATGCCCTCTCCCCCTTTTCCCCATCTGTCTACCTCCTTCTCAATGCCATTGTCCCTCTCGTCGTATCTCTTGTTGCACTGCCAGCAATACTCCTCTGCCACCCACATGACGGCCACCTCCACGTTGTGCCCAAGCATGACAAACGTATCTTTCTTGGTCTCTACCTCCTCGCGTTCATCACTGGCATATATCTAGTGATCTTCGGCTCTTTCAACACAACCAACTCCACTGCATGGGTGGTCCTTACAGGTGCCATggtcctcctcgccctccctcTCATCATCCCTGCCTCCTCCAGTTGTTCTCATGTGGACACACATGACCCTGAACCTACTGTTCAACTCAACCACGAAGATTCAAGAAAACCACTTTTGCTCAATAGTGACCACAGCACAGAGTCCAATGCCATGATGCAGAAAACAGTGGAACACCCAATGCAGGATTGTTGCTTGGGAACAGTACTGGAGAAGGGACGCATGTTGGTTCTTTGTGAGGAGCATAGTGCAAAGAAGCTTATCCAGTGCGTCGACTTCTGGCTATACTACATAGCCTACTTCTGTGGTGCCACTGTTGGGCTAGTGTACAGCAACAACTTGGGGCAGATTGCACAATCATTTCACCGGGAATCTCAGCTCACCATGCTTCTTGCCGTCTACTCCTCCTGTTCCTTCTTTGGTCGCCTTCTCTCTGCACTTCCAGACTTCCTTCGCAGGTCCCTCTGTCTTGTTCTATATACTTGAATGCATCCTAATTCTCACCAGCTGGCCCATAAACTAACTATATATATTGAATTTGCATGCAGGAAGGTTTCGTTTGCTCGGACAGGGTGGCTTGCAGCTGCGTTGGTTCCCATGCCAATGGCGTTCTTCCTAATGTGGAAATTGCATGATGTAAACACTCTGGTAGCAGGAACAGCACTAATTGGTCTAAGCTCAGGCTTCATCTTTGCTGCAGCAGTGTCAGTGACCTCTGAGCTCTTTGGACCAAACAGCATTGGCATGAACCATAACATCCTCATCACCAACATCCCTCTTGGATCACTTCTCTACGGTCAGATTGCTGCCCTAGTGTATGATGCAAATGGCCTAAAGATGTCAGTAATAGACAACCGCAATGGCATGGTTGACACTATGGTGGTTTGCATGGGGCCAAAGTGCTACTCAACCACATTCTTTGTGTGGGGTTGTATCACATTCCTGGGGTTGGTGTCAAGCATAATCCTATTCTTGAGAACAAGAACAGCTTACAGTGCTGCTGGTGGTCAGCAAGTTGTAAACACCTTAGCGAAGTTTCGACTTGACAGAACTCCTTGATCTGTTCCTTACTGCTATGAAACCATGGCTACTTTGTACAAGTTTTGATTGAGTTCTAGGTGAACTAGGTTAGTAGATAACATGCATGTAAATAAAATCATCAGAGAGAATCGCAGAGAAAGAAGCAGATTAGGATAGCAGTTCCATTTACAGGGCATTGATGTTGAGTTGTTGACATCCAAGATGCCACGGAATTAATTTTGAACAATTGTTTCTAACATAAATAGTAAAATCAAGAACGTTTCTcaaggtattttttttttcatttagcaCTTCGTGTATGATGCAGTTGTGAAATTGGATGCCTCTGCCTAACACGCTAGGTTATTACCTCAATAAGAACTAAGAAAATTAGCTGGTTCAATGGCACAGTGGACATGGAATTTAGTTAGGAACACAGCTGGGCAACCTCAGCTATCTTTAATCACAAAAACCCATACTCCAGTAGCAGCAAACCAATGAAAAGGGATAGTAgtaatacacacacacacaaaaaagggCCTGTTCAACCTGTCCAAGCCTATAATTTCCTTGTTATCTAGTATGAATCATCAGTGCATCACATAAAGATGGCATGCCATCTGTATATGCGTGTTGaaccaaaaaatatatatcaagaCATACGGGTATATTCTTCTAAAGCATTTGTAGAAGCTACCACCTACCATCCAGCAGTTTGAGAGAGGTACAATTACTGTTTGACCAACTGCAAAAATGCTTAGTATCGAAATTACCTCATGAAGGGCTACAATTGAGGGTGGCCATGAGCCTAGGACTATCATTTCTCTTGTTCATCATGCTTCCTCCATGGATTCAGAGCTTCTCTCATGGCTTGAGCCTCTGGGCTGTTCTCCCAAGCTCTTTTTTCTGATTCCAACACAGTTACCTTCTCATCTGTAGAGCAGAaccaaatagaaaaatagaGATTGACATTAGCACAAAGCAATGAACACAAGGgaaaaaataactttttttagCTGGGGTTGGAGCAGGGACACACAGAAGCCGGTGTGGATCATGAAGAGCTCCATGCTGGCACCTATGGCGGCGCCGCCTACCGCGATCTTGAGGTACCACCCCAGGAACCTCATATCCTTTCCCGTATGTCCGTGATGCAATCGAATGCACAGATATTTTTTTACTCTCGCACCCCACTCAGCTCTTGCTAGCTGCCAAAGAAAAAGGGCAGTCAATCAAATGAACAAACCATGAAGGGCGTGGCATTTTTGGGATGGGCATTCAGAGTtaccacaattttttttgaaggaaaaCTGTGGAAGGCATGCGGCCAGCCTGAACATTTTAGTATTGATCAAAATTGTAATATTTACATACAGATTGTGAAGGGTACAGGGGTTGAGGGGAAGCAAAAGGGGTCCTACATATTACAACATGTGAGAAATTTGTTCCCCCAATCTACTACTAGACATTGTGAGGCAAAACTATCTGTGCTGGGAGGTGATCAAGACTTGTTCGATGACGAGTGAAATGTTAATAGTTGCATCAGTAGGAAAACAAATACTAGTTCGTAGCAGGAAGGtctatctatctttttttttttaacaaatgcGAAATAGTTTTACAGAAAACTCAGTTTAACTTTGtgctcattaaaaaaaaaaactgataccCGTGCTATCCCTTTGCTTATTTCATTCTACCGAGAGATAACCAAACTCATTGAATAAAATATTCTAGACATTAGCGGTTGCTACGAGAAGAGTTAACAACAAGTGATTCCAAATCTAGACTAATTCTTCATATAGGAGTATTATTTTTCGAAGCTATGAAATCTATAGTTGACATAAGGACACGCCACATTCCATGATTCATCAGTAATGAATATAGAAATGAATACGAAGAAGAGCAAGAAATGGGAATTTATTTCACCTCTATGGCTCTATGACCTTCCGGTGTGGACTCTGCCCTGTGTACAGGTCGTCGGCCTCCCTCCTCGGCCCGCGCTGTAACTTTCCTCCGTCAAAGGTAGCttggccggagagagagagagatccaccgcgcggaggcggcggcggcggcagatggAGCCGAGGTCAgacgggggagagagagagagaacgcgAAGAGGAGGCACGCATATTGGCGTAATACACAGATAAACCGACGGTCCAGATCATCCcctggagtttttttttttgtgagagaAGGCCCAGCGCCGGCCCAGCCCGACCCAGACCCAACACAGAAAATATCACTGCTCGCACCACACACCCGGGCGGCATggcggcgacctcgccgccgatgacgtctgtcgccgccgccgcgcttgtCCTAACCCCTTCTCCAGCTCTCAACCGTATATCCTTTCCCTTCTCCCGTCGTCACTGCCGTagtgctgctcctcctcctcggtggAGGCCCACGCGGTGCCGCGGGAAGCCCGGTGTCACGGAAGTTGTAGCCGAGAAGGAGACTTCGCCGGAtggcgaagaggaggaggtgcgCGGGCGCGGATGGTTCATGGTTGATGAGATTGGTATGGACATCCTCACCATCGCCTTGCCTGCTgtgctcgccctcgccgccaacCCCATCACGGCTCTCGTCGACACCGCCTTCGTTGGCCATGTCGGTAAGGATCTTGCTTCCTCACTTGTATCTTTTCTTTTACTTCTTTCTACATTTCCTTTGTGGAGTGTAATCCCAATTGCTTGGGTAACTTCTTGTGGAAATGAAATAGGCAAACTGGGTTGGCACTCTTGATAAATAGGGGAAATTATCCTTTCTATATTAACCATTTCCTATAAGAAAAATGTTTCCGTTACTTTGAGAAATGGAAACTAATGAGTGAAGGACTTGTGTGTACTTTGGATGATCGGTATGATGAGTTCGAATTGCGGATGTTTTACAAGAGGAGTACACATGCTTGTATCTGTTTTTTCTCTGTTATATGTTGTGAAGAAACTTATTTCTTACAAGCTTACTCGCTACAGAAATGTTGGTCATAATCTTTATTCAGTTGACGGGCTTCAATTCATTCATCAGGTTCGACTGAACTTGCTGCCGTTGGAGTATCCATTTCTATCTTCAATCTGGTATGCAAGCTGCTCAATGTGCCATTGCTCAATGTCACCACATCCTTTGTTGCCGAGCAGCAGGCAGTGGATGCAGCTGAAAGTAAGCAATTCGCAGGTCTTATTTTCTTTGTTATAAAACTTAAAGCCATCTTGCTTGTTTGCATAACACTGATTAGTTTTTAGTCCTCGCATAGGAAATGAAATTTCAATACCCCAAGAGAAAGCAAGTAAACAAAGGAGGTTTCTTCCAGCGGTCTCAACATCCTTGGCTCTAGCTGCTGGCATAGGATTGATGGAAATGGTGGCACTGATACTTGGGTCTGGGACACTAATGGACATCGTTGGTATACCTGTCGTACGTAAGACTAATTTATTTCTATTAGTAGATGTCTGAGATTTATCTCTTCTCTGAAATATGGTGCTAGTGGTGGGTTTTTCTCTTGTTAGGGTGTGTCATGGTTGTGGATATCTAGAGTTTAAATCCTGTGTAGAGTTGACAGCTAGGTGAGTCAGGTGTTACATTTTGTGTTCCATTTGTCTGTCTGGGTATTCATCTTGATGTATATACACATACTTCAAAATTGTTTTCAGACCTATTCTATGTGCTTCATTAGTCAAGTTTTCAACAGATAATAAAGGATCaaaacaacatagtgtttgatCAACACATGAAGACGAAACCAAACTAGAACTATATTATACCAATATTTGGACAATGTTATATTCTAAGCTTGATTGATtcgtattatttatttattgagaTTGGCATAGTACAGAGCACAAAACAAATTACCTGATGGGCCCTTAAAACTTACTACCCTAAAAAAGGAGTTATGGTAGGCATTAGCCAATTAACAAAATTTGGGGGACAAAATTTAGTACACTTAACACCTGCtctcattttgtttattattCATTTCAAACTTTCTGAGCTTAATGCTATGTAACCTTGGAATTACACTAAATAATTCTATATTACAAATCCAATAAGTTCTTAAATCAATGGCTTCAATATAAATTCTCCGAACAACCTTATACAGGATTCAGCGATGCGTGTACCTGCAGAGCAATTTCTTACTTTAAGGGCATATGGTGCACCTCCAGTCATAGTAGCACTTGCAGCACAAGGTGCTTTTCGTGGATTCATGGATACAAAGACACCGTTGTTTGCCGTGGGTAAGATAATTTATGCAAACTATTAGAGCATGTTTTCTGAAATCCTGTCTGATGCATACGATCTGCTATAGTGATTGCAAGTGTAGATAtacatatttttgttgttaccatttgtcatctttttttaaagcaatAGACATATTTGACTTCAAATGATAAGAAACTAATAGTATGATGAATACAGGTGTTGGTAGCCTAGTGAATGCATTGCTGGATGCCATATTTATTTTTCCACTTGGTCTAGGTGTAAGTGGTGCTGCATTGGCAACTGTGACTTCAGAGTATGTTGAACTCATCATAAGACTTTACAGAAAATTGTCTTTTCTTTCATTTGGAGCCTCTTCACTTCTTTCTTTAATCAGTATTCATAAGCCCCTAAAGGCCTAAACTATCTGCATAATTTTACATGTATTCAGGTACTTGACAGCATTTATCCTCCTTTGGAAGCTGAACAACAAAATTGTTCTGCTCTCATGGAATATCATTGGTGGAGACGTTGTCCGCTACCTAAAATCAGGTTGTCCAACATCCCTCATGTTCATTTGCAAATACATTACAAATGATGGTTTTGTTTTCTTGTAAGAGAGCTTTGATATACAATGAACCGATAAAAAACTATCAATCAATTcaactcccttttttttttaaggcagATCAAATTTCATTGACCTGGCTTTGCAAGAAAGCCTAAGCAACAAACAGAGTCTTATACAGAAAGGGAAAAAGCAAAAACAATTCAACTCCATTTAGTACTACCTCTATTAAACAAGTTTCATCTTGCTGCAATATACCTCTATGTTAACCCCTTTCACATGAATCATTCTCTAGGTGCACTGCTAATTGCAAGAACCATTGCGGTAGTCCTGACATTCACACTGTCGACATCCCTGGCAGCCAGGGAAGGGTC harbors:
- the LOC4349562 gene encoding uncharacterized protein LOC4349562 → MERSTTTTTEQQQQQQQGRRRGAGWRRWAVLVATVWIQAVTGTNFDFSAYSSALKASLGVSQEALNYLATASDLGKALGWSSGLALIHLPLPAVLLLSAASGLAAYALQYALILDYLHLPYPLVFLICLVAGCSICWFNTVCFVLCIRSFSSSNRPLALSLSISFNGLSAAFYTLFANALSPFSPSVYLLLNAIVPLVVSLVALPAILLCHPHDGHLHVVPKHDKRIFLGLYLLAFITGIYLVIFGSFNTTNSTAWVVLTGAMVLLALPLIIPASSSCSHVDTHDPEPTVQLNHEDSRKPLLLNSDHSTESNAMMQKTVEHPMQDCCLGTVLEKGRMLVLCEEHSAKKLIQCVDFWLYYIAYFCGATVGLVYSNNLGQIAQSFHRESQLTMLLAVYSSCSFFGRLLSALPDFLRRKVSFARTGWLAAALVPMPMAFFLMWKLHDVNTLVAGTALIGLSSGFIFAAAVSVTSELFGPNSIGMNHNILITNIPLGSLLYGQIAALVYDANGLKMSVIDNRNGMVDTMVVCMGPKCYSTTFFVWGCITFLGLVSSIILFLRTRTAYSAAGGQQVVNTLAKFRLDRTP
- the LOC9267534 gene encoding uncharacterized protein LOC9267534; translated protein: MRFLGWYLKIAVGGAAIGASMELFMIHTGFYEKVTVLESEKRAWENSPEAQAMREALNPWRKHDEQEK
- the LOC112543456 gene encoding uncharacterized protein LOC112543456 — its product is MAATSPPMTSVAAAALVLTPSPALNRISFPFSRRHCRSAAPPPRWRPTRCRGKPGVTEVVAEKETSPDGEEEEVRGRGWFMVDEIGMDILTIALPAVLALAANPITALVDTAFVGHVGSTELAAVGVSISIFNLVCKLLNVPLLNVTTSFVAEQQAVDAAERNEISIPQEKASKQRRFLPAVSTSLALAAGIGLMEMVALILGSGTLMDIVGIPVDSAMRVPAEQFLTLRAYGAPPVIVALAAQGAFRGFMDTKTPLFAVGVGSLVNALLDAIFIFPLGLGVSGAALATVTSEYLTAFILLWKLNNKIVLLSWNIIGGDVVRYLKSGALLIARTIAVVLTFTLSTSLAAREGSVPMAGYEICLQVWLTISLLNDALALAGQALLASEYAKGNYKKARVVLYRVLQIGGITGVALATILFLGFGYLSLLFTDDPAVLDVAQTGVWFVTVSQPINAVAFVADGLYCGVSDFAFAAYSTLFAGAVSSAVLLVAAPKFGLGGIWAGLALFMSLRAIAGLWRLGSKGGPWKIIWSETE